ttttaaaatactaggCATCATAATAGGATTTCAAATTCAATAGTTATTTGGTATGAAGTATTTTTGcgggtttttttttatttgtatatcctttttttttttttcaaatatatcaaattgccacattttgaaaaaataataccaAATTGTTCTACTTTTTTGCACTAATAGATCATCGCATGCCCACCAAGCGACTTCGTGAAggcttttcttttttcaattcaatAGAAGGTCGCATCCCCAATAAGCGACTATGTATTAgatgtcaaatttttttttcttcatgttttttgcaattacaaaatcatttattaagtaaaacaaaaataaaataaaattatattaataataataataataataaaataaattatattaataaaaaatttaattaaattgaacaaataaatcacattaaattaaagaaaaaatatcacatattgaacaaaaaatacatcaaattcaaattttattattatttttatttattaaattaaaataaaaataggaagAAGTTGTTATATTATAACACCTCATTTGTTTtgccaaaaaaacaaaaaaggcgtccctaatattttggagataaaTTAATGTGACAATTTACCACATGTTAGTATCTACatccaattaatttttttttatatatctttttttatatatgttaaatgGCCACTGATCTATCGACAAAATATTAAggacatattatttatttttggcacATCTTCTCAACTATTTTTTTCAAtctaatgtattttatttattcaatttaattaatgttttattaatataattaattttattattattattattattaatatattttattttattatttttattttagtttattgataatattttgttttttaaaatattataattatttttgttttattaaataaatgattttgtaaaaacaaaaaatgtgagaaaaaaaaatttgtacacCTAATACATGGTCGCATACTAAGGATGCGACCTTCTCTTGccacattataaaaaaataataccaaaAATATTAGATTATTAGATGGTAAATTGTCACACTAAtttatctccaaaatattataaacacgttatttatttttggtacaatcgtcgatgtatttttttaatttaatgtattttattttattaatagtattttaatatttttttatagatatgcCAAAACAAATGATTTGTTATAATAGATATGCCAAAACAAATAATTGTTATAATATAACaactttctttctattttttgttggatctaataaataaaaataataataaaatttgaatttgatgtattttttgttcaatgtgtggtatttttttctttaatttaatgtaatttatttgttcaatttaattaactttttttattaatataatttattttattattattaatattaacattattttattttatttttgttttgttttattaaataaataattttgtaattgaaaaaatgtggaaaaaaaatttgtacacCTAATACTGGTCGCATCTTGAGGATGCGACCTTCTattgaattgaaaaaagaaaagccTTTAAAAAGTCGCTGGCTGGACATGCGATGATCTATTAGTGTCAAAAAGTAGAGtaatttggtatttttttttttaaagtgtgacaatttgatatatattttttttaaaaaaatgatatacaaataaaaaaacttatttttgcacaaaaaagaaaagaatgaataaatatatgGGTTTTGACCGATTAACAATTGCATGACACGAGATAATGAATAGTTACAATTTGTAACTATTAGTTGCAGGAACttctatattatatttaaaaatattatttataaataggttggatcatattttaaatttaacaccatcaaattttaaagttttatcttgagactattataaaattatatatgttttttttgttatgattttagttaaaattaaaattttaattacataaataatttatttaattattaaggATAAAATTGAATAGATAAAAATGTACTATAATTTGTTTAATCAACTTTAATAGATACTATAAGAATATGTAtagtaaataaattagagaaaattattagtgaaaatgtttataacacaactttttttttataatacctTCCAATATGTTATTCTTTTCTTACAAACACCTCTTGTAACAAAATTTCCCTTTCAAATTTTATCACAACgtaaaaaatgtgaaaatattgttaaaatatacgttcttaaaaaaattcaattgacAGCAACAGCCGTTGACAAAATTATCATTATGTTGTTTAGCATTTAGCGATGACAAGATGGTTACCATTTTGTTGAATGAAAATCCCAAACACTAaaaggtgttttttttttcttcttttttccttAAAAGGTATTGACTTCTTTTGTGGGTTAAGAAACTGtgtcatttaattttatcaagCAAAAGTAACattgtgaaagaaaaagaagtttCGTCTGAAATAAGAGTTTGAAAGGGGAAAATGCTAAGTATAGTTTACTCTTAAGAGTTATATAGATTTTGTTTCATATGAAAATGTATgaactttatatatatttatataaaagtaaCCGAGATATTCTAGTACATATTAAGAAAACTTAAAATAGGAATTTGTGTGCGAATCTTGTTTTGTATTGTATTTGCATTTGGTCATTAAGGACaagataaatgaaagaaaaactcAAATGGGACTTACCTAGTTGTAGATGATGTAGAGTTGTTTAGTGCGACATTGATAGAAAATACAAGTTAACCTACTCAAAATGTTAAAATAGATAGCCTAGGGTTTATTGCTTGCTGTTTATGGTTTATAATGCAGCCCCACGAAAGCCCGACACCAAAATATTAGAAATTTAGACTTTTTccaaagtttaaaaatttagaCGTTTTACTTACTTCGATAACGAGTTGTACTATTATAGATAATCTTTAAAAATTCATTcgtttcattcactttaaattaaGTGATTTAAGTGGTTGAATTCAATTTAGTTAATGGGTTTCAAGAATCAATTGTTATACTTAGTGTCAACAACAAGATTAATGAACCTAAGTAATAATAACGGATATTACAGAgttaatttgtaaattaaaaaacaacgTTAAAAAAATCAAGGTGTCTAGAGGATTGTCGTGAAGGATTTATCTGTATAGTTTACGCAAATCTATAAGAAATACCAAGTTTGTTCCCGATGTAGTACGTGATGAAAtagaacaacaaaaacaaaaaaaatgtaaattaaaagaACATGTAACTTAGTAGCATGATCGGCCATGGACTTATGTAGGTAGGTCAATTGCATAtggttcaattttttatttatgaaaattatagggtctcaataaatattactaaaaaataaaagttcacATGTACTagtgttcaaaaataaaaaagacccAGAATTTAAAAGCAGAAACAAAGTTTAGGAACAAAAAAAATCTAGATTTTTTTGATAAAGAAtagaattatattttcaatattattgttgttatttatattttttttatgttgttgatgttatttataagtttttttaatgttattgacaatttaaataaaaaaaaggtactttattttagtttttagtattttttattagcGGTCAAATTTTCAATATTGGAATAGgacttttaaaatgttttagaTAATCTTCTAAGATAGTAGGTACTAGATTAGATAACGACGGAAGTAGATTTTTGATGCACTAAAATAATGATAATCTTCGAGTTTTTTAAATGGTTGAATTCAAGAATATTGATTTTAAtctaaactaaaataatattttatcatatttttcttatcttaaaacaaaaatctaaattaccacgcgtcttttttttttttttttttaagaatatgaGGATAGGGATtaagaaaaagaataataatcTATTCACTTGTGCATTGACAAACCAATTATAGGATTCTCCATAGAAAACATAATATGGAAAAAGTTTAATGCATTGCACACTCATCACCCAATAAATATATTGAGAGAGAAAGAAATACACGGGATTACATAATAGATATAATAGTTAGTAAtacaataaaaagaaataaccaaagaaaaaatgttaaatgagtgttgaaagagaaaatagTTAAAAGAGAAAAGATAACTTGCATTGTCAATACAAAATAGTTTTAAACTATCGTCTaataatattcatatattatgaCACATCACTCCATTATATCTCTTTTTTATAGGATTACATGTAAAAATATACAACTCTCGTTAGATAACATTAAACACCGGTGTAAAAATTTTACACTTACGGGGTAGAACATTAAACTCATACTCAAATTTCACCCAAAAGCAAAAGCTTAAAGCGTTTAACCAAGTCCcgagaaaaataattaagtttgcATATGATACATTTGGAGCACATAGGTAAAGtagtatatataaatagttGGTATTGGTTTACTATGAGTGCGCGCAATCTGTCACCTCTGCATGCTATCTATCTCCTCAACTCCTTTCTCTTCTCCTCGTTCTCATCGATTCCCCTTCTTAACTCTCTTTCTATAATTCCACAACCATCCTTTCTTCATTTTCCTAATTATCTTCAATATTGAATGCATCGGTCCCTCTCATCTCGTACACTGTGCTCTTCTTGTTCTCTACCTCATCTATCTCATTCACAACTCATTGTCCTTTTTTATTATCCCATTTCTATTTCTAAttctaaaataagaaaattaattaaaacattgcAATACCTTCTCTTATATAAGTTTATTACTAGCTGTTACTTCCAAATTGGTGTTGTTACTTACTAGATCCATTTTCTATTTATCATCATACAAAAAACAGAGAAACTAACATAACATAACACATtattacaaaaactaaaatgaaagaTTCAGAGAAGCTAATTCTAAATTCTGTAACTCCAACACAGCAACAACGATCTACAATACTCTCAAATTCACCCAAGCTTATGCTATGGCTAATCCTCTTAGTTTCTCTCACATACTTTATTTACACTCTCAAAATCGTTTCAACTTCAACAAGCACATGTAACCATGGTCCATTGACAATCAACCATCTCTCTTCCACCACCACCACGATAAATGCAGCACCAAACACCACTTCTAATATTTCTTCCTCTCAGAAAACAGAGCTGAAACACGTGGTGTTCGGAATCGCAGCATCTTCAAAACTCTGGGAACAGAGAAAAAACTACATAAAACTATGGtacagagaaaaaaaaatgagaggAATAGTTTGGATAGACGATAAAGTGaatagaaatgaaaatgaagggcTTCCAATGGTGAGAATCTCAGCAGACACATCGAATTTTCCTTACACGAACAAACAGGGACACCGTTCGGCAATTAGAATATCGCGAATCGTATCCGAAACGGTGCGTTTAGGGATGAAGGATGTGAGGTGGTTTGTTATGGGGGACGACGACACCGTATTTGTGACGGAGAATTTATTGAGGgttttgaataaatataatcATAATGAGTATTATTATATTGGGAGTTTATCGGAGAGTCATTTgcagaatatatatttttcatatggTATGGCATACGGTGGTGGTGGATTTGCGATTAGTTATGGTTTGGCGAAAGCAGTTGAGAAAATGCAGGATGGTTGTATTAAAAGGTATCCTGGACTTTATGGTTCTGATGATCGAATGCAAGCTTGTATGGCTGAACTTGGTGTTCCACTCACCAAGGAAATTGGTTTTCACCAGGTACGTACCTTCCTTATTCATCCATTTCTAACCGTCTTTAAACTAACTCTaagatatttaattaaaataatatttaattcattaataacGGTTAATTAGTTATACATGTGTCTCTCTGTGTGATTTATTTGCTGTATGGAAAATCATGAGAGTGAATAGTGAATGAGTAGAACGAAGGTACCTATGATATGGGCTTCTTAATGGTTTTTACTGTACTCATTGGTGAATGCTCATTTTTCTGCTATGGTAACTGTCAACTTTTACCCTATTTTGTCCCCTGGAGATGAATGGTAGATATAGTGTCGGTGTCTTCATTACACtcttttttctgtttttatatttaaaacaaagaatGCATGACAACTAGAGtatagatttagattttattttatttaatgataaattttatttgttttaaattttatatattatatttgtacGAACAATTTAAGTAAgtgtttaattacttaataaaaaaatattcgtGTTTTATTTTACTACTCTAGACTTTTTTCCCTTCTCTTTAAAATACGGTGGTGATGCTTTTTACTTCCCGCACCCACAAACCAAAAAAAAGGGAGTATTATATAGGTTAACTTTAAAGTTTCAAGGCATGAGTGCTCCTAGAATTCACGGTAGTGATTggctttttgttgttgttgttacatTTCCAGAAATGAAATTacatgtaatttattttatatgaagaAGTATCATCTCTTAAgcttttataattgaaatttgaaaacatatcaaattcttaaaataaaaaataaatcataaatatattgtaaataaaaatattgattatatattataataatattttatactatataaaataaaatctttaaaaatattcagacatattattttattccaaagatatttagatatattattattagatgTCCCGTTTTCTATCAAGCGTAGTGTACTAGTGTTGTGTCTCTGCAGTTACAGCAGAGACTATTGATGGCCCAAAGCTAAAAAGGAAAtcccttaaaaaatataaaaaagaattataaagatCATGAAAGCATCTTTAGATTTTGATTGTCTTGTATCCATGCATGGCAGTATGAGTTAATAACTTACCTATTAATTAGAATTGTTCAGCTAGCCTTTTAGTTGATCAGTTGTTACTGAATTTGATTGATTTGATAGTGATCTATTGTTTCTAACCGCAAAATGCAAATATCTTACTACCAAAAACACCTCCTTTTATAGATTGTGGGTGGTGCTGGACAACTTATTTGTTCCTCTTTAATTCACATAGCTTTCTAAAATTTGACTTATTTTACCTTTTCGATTGCAATTCATGCACAGTGGAATTTTTGCTATTCTAGTATTTTAACTTTCaacattttagttttgaatttaatttacatAAAGAATTGTATCAAGTATTAAAGTTGTCATTTATAAACATAACATTCCTTTGTTTGTACTGAAACAGTATGATGTGTATGGGAACCTATTTGGGCTACTTGCAGCACATCCAGTGACTCCATTGGTATCACTACATCATCTTGATGTGGTTGAACCAATCTTCCCAAACGTCACTAGACTAGAAGCTCTTCAACGTCTTACCATACCAATGAAACTTGACTCAGCAGGACTTGTTCAACAATCAATCTGCTATGACAAACAAAAGAGTTGGACTATTTCAGTTTCATGGGGTTTTGCTGTTCAAATATTTCGTGGTATATTTTCACCAAGGGAAATTGAAATGCCTTCAAGAACATTTCTCAATTGGTATAGAAGAGCTGATTACACTGCATATGCTTTTAACACACGCCCTGTTACACGAAACCCTTGTCAGAAGCCTTTTGTGTTTTACTTTTCCAAGGCTAAATTCAATTCTTCAATACAAAACACAGTGAGTAAATATGAAAGGCATCGTGTTCCTCATCCTGAATGTCGGTGGAAGATGGCTGATCCTTCTTCTCTTGACAAAGTTGTTGTATATAAGAAACCAGATCCACATCTATGGGATAGAGtatgttcttcttcttctctgtcATTTTGTTAGTAATGTTACAACAATCCAACTTGTTTTCAGTGTTTTCGTAGGTTCTAGTATTGACTTGCAAAAAGTAAGTGTGGTATCATTGGTCTTAGAAATTGTAACCATTCATTAAAATAGTATTTGATTTTTGCGAATTGATAAATACATTTCTAAAACTATAAGGTGTTAATGTAACTTACGTTAATCATACATCAATGTCACTTCAACTGAGACtaatttactataaaaaatagGATTCTCATTTACTAACTCGTCGGCAATTAGTATTCTATGCAATTGTCATTATCAACAAATCTGATTCTTAGATTGCCCATAAATTTTATAAGTCCATTGGGAGCTGATATTAAATGAGACTAACATACAATATGACATATCCCGTTAAAGTATACagaagaataattttaaataatattctacaatttttaatatgtattatttatttgcgaaaataaaaaattattttgcaatTTCGAGTactaattttcattttcaattgttGAGAAATTAATGttacttaataatttatttggatTTTTGCTGATTCGTATTTGGCAGGCTCCAAGGAGAAACTGTTGCAGAGTGATGAAATCAAACAAGAAAGGAACCATGGTGGTGGATGTGGGTGTATGTAAAGCTGGTGAAGTCAGCGAACCTTAGTTGTAACTTATGACTCATTGATATAAGGTTCTTGTCTatattaattctttatttttatttcttcatttattgGGTCTAAATGTGAAATTTTGTCATTTTCCTTGAAATAGAATGGGTTGTGGAAAGAAGGTATGTGTGCAAAACAATTGTAATTTATAGCTGTTATTTTgggaaattttaatttaatttaatgaaataaaGGAGAAGCTCAATCTGTATTTACTTGTCCCTTCTGGAGTAGTTGCTGTATGCCAATCATCAAAATCTGTTTCTTTTCGATTACATGTGATGTTCAGAATCAGAGGGGAGTATGGacaatgaaaaacaaaattccAGTATCTTACCTCTGATGACATATAgaaggataataataataataatgtcaaaattttcatcaataCTATAGATAATGAATGGGGACCAACAAGATGCTACTGCATTGTAAAATTTTACTTTACCGTGTCTAATGTTTGCGCGTGTCATTAGATTAGATACTAGATTCCTCAATATTAATGTTAAAAACACAATCTCTGCAGTAGTGCTGGCATTTTTCGGAGAACCTTAAGTTAACCCTCACTTTGTGTCACATTTCTCGAAGTATATAACAAGACATAGTGACATTTTCAAATGTTACTTTCATCCACATTGAGATCCTAACTTTAATCAATTCCACCACCTCTTCAGGATTTTGTTAAGagttaaaaatgatttgatttctatatGATATAATCATTGATTAAGCAATAGCAACAAGTGATATTttgaaaacatttttatttgtttgataaaTAACTTTCTCGTCTTgagtaaaaaaaacttttgtttaaacataacaaataaaactaatataattaattaataatcataTTTTCTTATAAGAAAAATGACAGTTAACAcgttaataaatataataaatataatagtttatttGACGTAATTAACACTTTAGTAATTACTCATACTATTTTTCATTTAGttatacatcaatttttatccATTTCTCATACAAACATTCATCTGAAATCTTTGATTAGTTTCTCTTATGGCAACTTAAGTGATAGTTGCTATGTTGATTCCTTTAACATAAGCAACTTTGTTTAACTTTTGCTTTTTCTGCATTGCAGTTAGATTATGTGACATAGATGATTGATTGCTTAAAATTAAGCAATggactttatttaacaacaaaGACAGAAAGTTTATTATGTAAAACTGTTATATTCAATCTCATCTAAAGCGAATAAATGTGAGTtgcttaatataaataaaataatttttttttaccattgaagcaaaatataaatgaattacTTAAAAATTGCTTAACGATGATGCAGTATTGCTGGGCCCCTTTAAAGTGATTATGCAACtaactaaaaaataagttaattatttttctccCATAAGAGATTCTCTAATGGGCTTGTAGCTATTATTAGATCCAAGCTTTTTTGCTGGGTTAAATTGTTAGGACTAGTTGACcaaatacaaaaaattgttAGGAACTTTTTAGTTTTAGCCCAAACAAGTTACTAGAAAGCCTGAACACGCTCAAACAAACCGAGACCACAAGATTCAGGAACTGACATCCATCGAGAGTTAACGTTTTCTTAACAAAAGGGAAAACAATAAACGTCGAACATAATAATTTTCAGAAATAAAAGGCAATGGTTCTCTCGATTACTATTGATTGACAAGTTAAGTTTTAAGGGAAAAAAAATTGCCATTGAAcatcataattttaaatgatttttaaacgGTGGGCACCTACATT
This region of Cicer arietinum cultivar CDC Frontier isolate Library 1 chromosome 8, Cicar.CDCFrontier_v2.0, whole genome shotgun sequence genomic DNA includes:
- the LOC101493384 gene encoding uncharacterized protein produces the protein MKDSEKLILNSVTPTQQQRSTILSNSPKLMLWLILLVSLTYFIYTLKIVSTSTSTCNHGPLTINHLSSTTTTINAAPNTTSNISSSQKTELKHVVFGIAASSKLWEQRKNYIKLWYREKKMRGIVWIDDKVNRNENEGLPMVRISADTSNFPYTNKQGHRSAIRISRIVSETVRLGMKDVRWFVMGDDDTVFVTENLLRVLNKYNHNEYYYIGSLSESHLQNIYFSYGMAYGGGGFAISYGLAKAVEKMQDGCIKRYPGLYGSDDRMQACMAELGVPLTKEIGFHQYDVYGNLFGLLAAHPVTPLVSLHHLDVVEPIFPNVTRLEALQRLTIPMKLDSAGLVQQSICYDKQKSWTISVSWGFAVQIFRGIFSPREIEMPSRTFLNWYRRADYTAYAFNTRPVTRNPCQKPFVFYFSKAKFNSSIQNTVSKYERHRVPHPECRWKMADPSSLDKVVVYKKPDPHLWDRAPRRNCCRVMKSNKKGTMVVDVGVCKAGEVSEP